One window of Branchiostoma lanceolatum isolate klBraLanc5 chromosome 8, klBraLanc5.hap2, whole genome shotgun sequence genomic DNA carries:
- the LOC136440886 gene encoding melanin-concentrating hormone receptor 1-like: protein MSMNSTMSEEESLSSWETLEPWDPGRLNDTFNNASFPFWDPSYDPRDFDSASIVMPVLYGLICALGLVGNGIVLYVMARHSKLRSPADIFIFNLALADELFMLGMPFQIHQFASEEWAYGAAMCKIVMAMDAQNQFTSTYVMTVTAIDRYLAVNHPVRCLGYRTRFAAVVVNVGTWVASGLSILPVWIYASQVQYRDGTKVCILKLPNPDGIYNFTIYHFCLGFLVPLVVTAACCLLMIHRLNNTVAPSGQQHPHHNHHKSTKRLLVCIVLVFIACWLPFHVVQLVNLTMTGPPSYSFIVGYFFSMCMGYANSCFNPLLYAFVGKNFRKHWRKAHPRGLTGRQQRRVAPLNQRGENVNVNNTDDSHRVGSAYQPAVWPNGTRQTLPSGSSAIDLRENTTPGVRMERAGQSNLLSVESSRTPQALFLRKPVMEMQL from the exons ATGTCCATGAACTCAACGATGTCCGAAGAGGAAAGTTTGTCTTCGTGGGAGACGCTGGAACCATGGGACCCAGGACGTCTCAACGACACCTTCAACAACGCCTCCTTTCCCTTCTGGGATCCTTCGTACGATCCGAGG GATTTTGACTCGGCATCGATCGTTATGCCCGTGTTGTACGGCCTGATATGTGCGCTAGGCCTTGTGGGTAACGGAATAGTCCTGTACGTCATGGCCCGTCACTCTAAACTGAGGAGTCCGGCAGAcatcttcatcttcaacttGGCATTGGCGGACGAGCTCTTCATGCTGGGAATGCCGTTCCAG ATTCATCAATTTGCGTCTGAGGAGTGGGCGTATGGCGCAGCCATGTGTAAGATCGTCATGGCCATGGACGCGCAGAATCAGTTCACCTCCACCTACGTCATGACCGTCACAGCCATCGACCGTTACCTGGCTGTCAATCACCCCGTGCGTTGCCTAGGTTACCGCACACGGTTTGCGGCAGTTGTCGTGAATGTGGGCACCTGGGTGGCCTCTGGTCTGTCCATACTACCGGTGTGGATATATGCCTCCCAAGTTCAGTATCGGGATGGGACCAAAGTTTGCATTCTCAAG CTGCCCAATCCTGACGGCATCTACAACTTCACCATCTACCACTTCTGCCTGGGGTTCCTGGTGCCTCTGGTGGTCACCGCTGCCTGTTGTCTCCTCATGATCCACCGTCTCAACAACACGGTCGCCCCGTCAGGACAACAACACCCGCACCACAACCACCACAAGTCCACAAAGCGACTCCTGGTGTGCATCGTGCTGGTCTTCATCGCCTGCTGGCTGCCCTTCCACGTTGTCCAGTTGGTCAATCTGACGATGACCGGTCCACCGTCGTACAGCTTCATCGTGGGGTACTTCTTCAGCATGTGTATGGG ATACGCCAACAGCTGTTTCAACCCGCTCCTGTACGCCTTCGTGGGGAAGAACTTCAGGAAACACTGGCGGAAGGCGCACCCGAGGGGCCTGACCGGGCGGCAGCAACGGCGGGTGGCCCCGCTCAACCAGCGCGGAgagaacgttaacgttaacaacACCGACGACAGTCACCGGGTCGGGTCAGCCTACCAGCCGGCCGTGTGGCCGAACGGAACCCGGCAAACACTCCCGTCAGGCTCGTCAGCTATCGACCTTCGCGAGAACACCACGCCGGGCGTTAGAATGGAGCGAGCCGGGCAAAGCAATCTGTTATCGGTAGAGTCGAGTCGAACGCCGCAAGCACTTTTCTTGAGAAAGCCCGTCATGGAGATGCAACTGTAA